One genomic segment of Chelonoidis abingdonii isolate Lonesome George chromosome 16, CheloAbing_2.0, whole genome shotgun sequence includes these proteins:
- the LOC116816947 gene encoding bone morphogenetic protein 2-like: protein MVASQAWRCLALLLLLLCDPTLSSKVPVRTQRKGIVAEAMRRLQEVFDIEALPHDVLPHRKPPQFMVDLFNKVADSNGITKAPGLLEGNVVRSLEDRDYFDQSYFYFNISSVGRNEQMLKAELRVFKLNKNHMPQKSFWQHFLKVDVYELLDRKSKPQRRNLISSRLLSLYTEGWEVFNVTQTVSKWVGNSSTNHGFLITTTHLSRTKMESNFVKFAKSRHNMRDNRNAFLVLFTNNDRQKSSSFLPSSTEFQPSLPEYDISSHLPHQNEVFANIRVNKSRRIRDTSSFSPKDQIVPCQLNDLFVDFHEIGWAGWIIFPRGYKAYYCKGACLFPLGESLRATNHATVQSIVHTLKLSKDVSTPCCVPDKLSSISIMYFDDNENVVLKNYKDMVATSCGCH from the exons ATGGTGGCATCCCAGGCCTGGCGCTGCCTTGcattgctgctcctgctgctctgtgaCCCCACTCTCTCGTCCAAGGTGCCCGTGCGGACGCAGAGGAAAGGGATTGTCGCTGAAGCCATGCGGAGACTGCAGGAGGTCTTTGACATTGAGGCCTTGCCCCATGATGTCCTGCCTCACAGGAAGCCACCTCAGTTTATGGTAGATCTTTTCAATAAGGTGGCAGATTCCAATGGGATCACGAAGGCCCCTGGGCTGCTGGAGGGCAACGTGGTGCGGAGCCTTGAAGACCGAG attattttgatCAGTCGTATTTCTACTTCAACATCTCTTCAGTTGGGAGGAATGAACAAATGCTAAAAGCTGAGCTCAGAGTTTTCAAGCTAAATAAAAACCATATGCCTCAAAAATCTTTTTGGCAACATTTTCTCAAA GTGGATGTGTATGAGCTTTTGGACAGGAAAAGTAAGCCGCAGAGAAGAAATCTCATTTCATCCAGACTACTGTCTTTGTATACCGAAGGCTGGGAGGTGTTCAATGTCACACAGACA GTTTCCAAATGGGTTGGAAACAGCAGCACTAACCATGGCTTTTTGATCACTACAACTCATCTATCTAGAACCAAAATGGAATCCAACTTTGTTAAGTTTGCCAAGAGCCGGCACAATATGCGAGATAATAGGAATGCTTTCTTGGTCCTCTTCACCAATAATGACAGACAGAAATCTTCCAGCTTCCTGCCCTCTTCCACTG AATTCCAGCCATCCTTGCCTGAATATGATATTTCATCACACCTGCCTCACCAGAACGAGGTCTTTGCAAACATCAGGGTGAACAAAAGCAGAAGAATTCGGGatacctcctccttctcccccaaagACCAAATTGTGCCATGCCAGCTCAATGATCTCTTCGTCGACTTCCATGAAATTGGTTGGGCAGGGTGGATCATTTTCCCACGTGGCTACAAGGCTTATTATTGCAAAGGGGCCTGCCTGTTTCCCTTAGGGGAAAGTCTAAGAGCGACCAACCATGCCACCGTCCAGTCCATAGTGCATACGCTGAAACTGTCCAAAGACGTCAGCACGCCATGCTGTGTCCCCGACAAACTGAGCTCCATCAGTATTATGTACTTTGACGACAATGAGAATGTCGTCCTTAAGAATTATAAAGACATGGTGGCCACGAGCTGTGGTTGTCACTAA